A region from the Mya arenaria isolate MELC-2E11 chromosome 2, ASM2691426v1 genome encodes:
- the LOC128209772 gene encoding uncharacterized protein LOC128209772: protein MKPKTNRRGKERASDKDTVVAYHEFIQGRIHGELNGVSIGPGYLFSKIALCLVIFGAICLVIGCLLITLRHRHVYLVDWNAQFLGPFFVAMFLLCCGIAVFLLQIARNRTNQYRKDLAFRPIGDYGVAVVHKSKLSYEEQKKTELKSGTTPHNVRHPGRPGVNDRGNQGDYSKPRGYDNRGYKDDRDRPRDNRDGRDRPRRQPQDEHDRPLKRDMDRPDEKERGRRPPDDRDRRRRPPDDEERKRRPPDDRRRPPDDRRGPDDRDRSRRPPQGPEDEKRRAEARRRYEDDKRRRLEEDRRRAELRKQAEANSQPQGDERGVDVDPGSRTYQIQTTVRLQRDQQGMDESDL, encoded by the exons ATGAAGCCGAAAACAAACCGACGGGGCAAAGAAAGGGCTAGCGACAAGGACACCGTTGTCGCTTACCATGAGTTTATTCAGGGACGAATTCACGGCGAACTAAATGGTGTCTCGATAGGTCCAGGTTACCTGTTCTCTAAAATCGCCTTATGCCTGGTCATTTTTGGGGCAATCTGCCTCGTAATAGGTTGTTTGCTTATCACCCTTCGCCACCGACATGTCTACCTTGTGGATTGGAATGCCCAGTTTTTGGGTCCGTTCTTCGTGGCAATGTTCCTCTTGTGTTGTGGTATTGCAGTCTTCCTATTGCAAATAGCAAGAAACAGAACAAACCAATACCGCAAAGATTTGGCA TTTCGACCCATTGGTGACTATGGTGTTGCTGTTGTCCACAAAAGCAAGCTGTCCTACGAAGAGCAAAAGAA GACAGAGTTGAAGTCTGGAACCACGCCACACAATGTTCGTCACCCTGGACGGCCG GGTGTGAATGACAGAGGTAACCAGGGTGATTATAGCAAGCCACGTGGCTATGATAACCGTGGTTACAAAGACGACCGCGATAGACCGCGTGACAATCGTGACGGACGTGACCGACCACGACGTCAACCACAAGACGAACATGACCGACCACTTAAGCGTGACATGGACAGACCAGATGAAAAGGAACGAGGGCGTCGACCTCCCGATGATAGAGATCGTCGCCGTCGGCCACCAGATGATGAGGAGCGCAAACGAAGACCTCCAGATGACAGACGGCGGCCACCTGATGACAGAAGGGGACCTGATGACAGAGACCGCTCAAGGAGGCCACCACAAGGTCCAGAAGATGAAAAACGCAGGGCAGAGGCTCGACGAAGATACGAGGATGACAAGAGAAGGCGACTTGAGGAGGACAGAAGGCGGGCTGAACTCAGGAAGCAGGCAGAGGCTAACTCACA ACCGCAAGGTGATGAACGAGGAGTGGACGTGGACCCTGGATCTCGGACATACCAGATACAGACCACAGTACGCTTACAACGTGACCAACAAGGCATGGACGAGTCTGACCTCTAG